In Aureibaculum algae, the following are encoded in one genomic region:
- a CDS encoding NAD-dependent succinate-semialdehyde dehydrogenase: MKKIKTINPFNGKLIAEYEQHSKKEISQILDKAQVTFEEWKKEEISERVALLNNLSDLLIRKKAELAQLITTEMGKPIKQSVAEIEKCSSVCEFYAINADDFLSDELIDTEAQESFISYDPLGCILAIMPWNFPFWQVFRFAAPTLTAGNTAILKHASNTTGCALAIQDLFIEAGYPEGCFQTVLTDHKSIEKIIENDIIKAVTLTGSEKAGRKIAAIAGQNLKKTVLELGGNNACIIWEDADLKTYIDTMVNARMLNAGQSCIAAKRFIVVDAIYDEFLKQFTAKIKTLRSGDPMETSTDIATMARPDLAKKVQEQVNESLIKGATIHIGNTCDSASYEPTIITNVIAGMPLFDEEIFGPVAAIISVKDRAESIAVASTTNFGLGTMLFTEDIDAARMEIENINDGSFFINEMTKSDARLPFGGTKISGYGRELSKEGMLAFVNEKTIYIK; encoded by the coding sequence ATGAAAAAAATTAAAACAATTAACCCATTTAACGGAAAATTGATTGCAGAATATGAACAACATTCTAAAAAAGAAATAAGTCAAATTCTTGACAAGGCTCAAGTTACTTTTGAAGAATGGAAAAAAGAAGAAATTTCAGAAAGAGTTGCGTTACTAAATAATCTTAGTGATTTATTAATTCGGAAAAAAGCTGAATTGGCACAATTAATTACGACAGAAATGGGAAAACCCATTAAGCAAAGTGTTGCCGAAATAGAAAAGTGTAGTTCGGTTTGCGAGTTTTATGCGATAAATGCAGATGATTTTTTATCGGATGAACTTATTGATACAGAAGCTCAAGAAAGTTTTATTAGTTACGATCCTTTAGGATGTATTTTAGCAATTATGCCTTGGAATTTTCCATTTTGGCAAGTCTTTCGTTTCGCAGCACCAACATTAACTGCTGGTAATACAGCCATCTTAAAACATGCTTCCAATACTACAGGATGTGCCTTAGCTATTCAAGATTTATTTATAGAGGCAGGTTACCCTGAAGGTTGTTTCCAAACCGTTTTAACTGATCATAAGAGCATTGAAAAAATTATAGAAAATGATATTATTAAAGCGGTAACTTTAACAGGAAGTGAAAAAGCAGGAAGAAAAATAGCAGCAATTGCAGGTCAAAACTTAAAGAAAACAGTCTTAGAATTAGGTGGAAATAATGCGTGTATTATTTGGGAAGACGCTGACTTGAAGACCTATATAGATACCATGGTTAATGCTAGAATGTTAAATGCAGGTCAAAGCTGCATTGCCGCAAAAAGGTTTATTGTTGTTGATGCTATTTATGACGAATTTTTAAAACAATTTACAGCGAAAATAAAAACGCTAAGATCAGGTGACCCTATGGAAACAAGCACTGATATTGCAACTATGGCTAGACCGGATTTAGCAAAAAAAGTCCAAGAACAAGTTAATGAATCACTCATAAAAGGGGCTACAATTCACATTGGAAATACATGCGACAGTGCTTCTTACGAACCTACAATTATTACTAACGTAATAGCTGGTATGCCCTTATTTGATGAGGAAATTTTTGGCCCCGTAGCAGCAATTATCAGCGTAAAAGACAGAGCTGAATCAATAGCAGTGGCGTCAACTACTAATTTTGGTTTAGGAACCATGCTTTTTACGGAAGACATTGATGCCGCTAGAATGGAAATAGAAAATATTAATGATGGCTCCTTCTTTATCAATGAAATGACCAAATCAGATGCTAGATTACCTTTTGGCGGTACCAAAATTTCTGGATATGGCAGAGAACTTTCAAAAGAAGGTATGTTAGCATTCGTAAATGAAAAAACAATTTATATTAAATAG
- a CDS encoding arsenate reductase family protein: protein MGVISKDNRQIKLYYNSETSIGKQTLPFVEVSEKKVLPIDISTTKVTGTQWLEIADHLKMSISELVNVNHPDFVKIYGNKVMNLKEHYWLKLIETHPIIITYPIVIHGHKVIQIKTPSDFAKYLNKE, encoded by the coding sequence ATGGGGGTAATATCAAAAGATAACCGACAAATAAAATTGTATTACAATTCAGAAACCTCAATTGGTAAGCAAACGTTACCGTTTGTAGAGGTTTCTGAGAAAAAAGTGCTACCTATTGATATTTCCACAACGAAAGTAACGGGAACGCAGTGGTTAGAAATAGCAGATCATTTAAAAATGTCTATTTCTGAATTGGTAAATGTAAATCATCCAGATTTTGTAAAAATTTACGGAAATAAAGTGATGAATTTAAAGGAACACTATTGGTTAAAATTGATCGAAACGCACCCCATAATTATTACCTATCCTATCGTAATACATGGTCACAAAGTAATACAAATAAAGACTCCTTCTGATTTTGCAAAATATTTGAATAAAGAATAA
- a CDS encoding AI-2E family transporter yields the protein MKFISPKIINQLFLLLVLLFIGILIFFEMLPYLSGVLGAITIYVLLRKPMKRLVNKGWNSQLAAIVLLSLSFIGIMLPVAGIVFMLGNKISDVATNSERVLNALKIELENIQNYVGFDLSSKIDTSEVSSAVSSKLQSFAGSTFEVILAVFIMYFLLFYMLTNRRKLKESLFEYIPLGKDNLKIIGEDVSKMVRSNALGIPLVAISQGVVALIGFFIFGIENPIFWFVMVTVGSMIPFVGGLLGIVPAFILTYANGDAFQAWGILLYGIIIVGSTDNLIRLFVLKKLDNVHPLITLIGVIIGVPLFGFIGLIFGPLLLSLFLVMLKIYKKEYSDKKIEKL from the coding sequence GTGAAATTTATCAGTCCCAAAATAATCAATCAATTGTTTCTATTACTTGTATTACTTTTTATTGGAATTCTTATTTTCTTTGAGATGTTGCCTTACTTGTCAGGTGTTTTGGGAGCTATAACCATTTACGTGTTATTACGTAAGCCTATGAAACGATTGGTAAATAAAGGTTGGAACTCTCAATTGGCAGCTATTGTTTTATTATCATTATCCTTTATTGGAATCATGTTACCTGTTGCAGGAATTGTTTTTATGTTGGGCAATAAAATTAGTGATGTAGCTACGAACTCGGAGCGGGTACTAAATGCTTTAAAAATTGAACTAGAAAATATTCAGAATTATGTGGGGTTCGATTTAAGTTCTAAAATAGATACTTCAGAAGTGTCTTCAGCTGTATCGAGCAAATTGCAAAGTTTTGCGGGTAGTACTTTTGAAGTAATACTTGCTGTTTTTATAATGTATTTTTTGCTGTTTTATATGTTAACGAACCGAAGAAAATTAAAAGAAAGTCTGTTTGAATATATTCCTTTAGGTAAAGATAATTTGAAAATTATTGGTGAGGATGTTAGTAAAATGGTAAGATCGAATGCACTGGGAATTCCTTTGGTGGCTATTTCACAAGGGGTTGTTGCACTTATAGGTTTTTTTATATTCGGAATTGAAAATCCTATTTTTTGGTTTGTTATGGTTACTGTTGGTTCAATGATACCTTTTGTAGGTGGGTTGCTAGGTATCGTGCCCGCATTTATTTTAACCTATGCTAATGGAGATGCTTTTCAGGCGTGGGGTATACTGTTATATGGTATAATTATAGTAGGTTCTACAGATAATTTGATACGACTTTTTGTATTAAAAAAATTAGACAATGTGCACCCTTTAATTACCTTAATAGGAGTTATAATAGGAGTACCATTATTCGGATTTATAGGCTTAATCTTCGGTCCGCTATTATTAAGTTTATTTTTGGTAATGTTAAAAATTTATAAAAAAGAATATAGCGATAAGAAAATTGAAAAATTATAA
- a CDS encoding YihY/virulence factor BrkB family protein, with product MENTTQPSSKFKIADLPSLLVKTYKAWDAENPFRLSAVVAYYAILSMPGLLVIIVNVIGSIWGQDIVQGELTNEISSALGKDAANAIESMISETQEGDKNLISTIIGIGTLLFGASGVFYHLQISLNQIWKIDSAPQQKFWRMLLNRARSFTFILVIGFLLLISFIITAGLSALANFLNRNFPDFIVYLAYILDIILSLGIITVLFALMFKYLPNAKIKWKSVWVGAIITAVLFVLGKFLLGLYFGRADFDSTYGTAGTVVLILLWVSYSCLILFFGAEFTWVFSEKYGFGIKPTSHSFKIKK from the coding sequence TTGGAAAACACTACACAACCATCATCAAAATTCAAAATAGCAGATTTACCCTCCTTGTTGGTTAAAACTTACAAAGCTTGGGATGCAGAAAACCCATTTAGATTGAGTGCTGTGGTTGCTTATTATGCCATTTTATCGATGCCCGGTTTATTAGTAATCATTGTAAATGTTATTGGTTCTATTTGGGGTCAAGATATTGTTCAAGGTGAGTTGACCAATGAGATATCCAGTGCTTTGGGAAAGGATGCTGCCAATGCTATTGAAAGCATGATTTCAGAAACGCAAGAAGGTGATAAAAATTTAATTTCAACGATAATAGGGATTGGTACGCTATTATTTGGAGCTTCTGGTGTTTTTTATCATTTGCAGATTTCTTTAAATCAAATTTGGAAAATTGATTCAGCACCTCAACAGAAATTTTGGAGAATGCTGCTTAATAGAGCTAGAAGTTTTACTTTTATTTTAGTAATCGGATTTTTATTATTGATTAGTTTTATTATCACCGCAGGTTTATCTGCCCTCGCTAATTTTTTAAACCGCAATTTTCCGGACTTTATAGTTTACCTAGCCTACATTTTAGATATTATATTATCTCTAGGTATTATTACGGTACTTTTTGCTTTAATGTTTAAGTATTTACCAAATGCCAAAATTAAATGGAAATCGGTTTGGGTTGGTGCGATAATTACAGCGGTGTTGTTTGTCTTAGGGAAGTTTCTATTAGGACTGTATTTTGGTCGTGCAGATTTTGATTCAACCTATGGTACTGCAGGAACTGTTGTTTTAATATTACTTTGGGTGTCCTACTCTTGCTTAATTTTATTTTTTGGAGCTGAATTTACATGGGTATTTTCAGAAAAATATGGATTTGGAATTAAGCCAACTTCGCATTCGTTCAAAATTAAAAAATAG
- a CDS encoding 3-keto-disaccharide hydrolase, translated as MNNKANMLKLALFLTVIIGFSSCTKAEVDDTPWVEIFDGKTLDGWSIIGGKATYAVENNSIVGRTVRNTPNTFLRSDKMYGDFILELDYKVDSTMNSGIQIRSNSFPNYRNGRVHGYQIEIDPSERAWSAGIYDESRRGWLNPLTDNPEAQKAFKQNDWNHYRIEAIGDTIKTWINEIPAAYLIDDKTASGFIGLQVHSIHEDKAEGTEIIWKNVKILTDSLQKYSKKSPLKPIITKNQLTIDEAKSGWKLLWDGTSTKGWRGAKLDKFPENGWEITDGILTVLPSGGAESAAGGDIVTDDLYGNFELKVDFKLTPGANSGIKYYVDTNINKGAGSSIGLEYQILDDDLHPDAKLGNHDGSRTVSSLYDLIQADVNKPIHPIGEWNTAYIISKDNHVEHWLNGVKVLEYERGSDDFLKLVSESKYVKWPKFGLLEKGQILLQDHGDRVSFKNIKIKSN; from the coding sequence ATGAATAACAAAGCAAATATGCTAAAACTAGCATTATTTTTAACAGTAATAATTGGATTTTCCAGTTGTACAAAAGCAGAAGTAGATGATACCCCTTGGGTAGAAATATTTGATGGAAAAACCTTAGATGGTTGGTCAATCATTGGAGGAAAAGCCACTTATGCTGTTGAAAACAATTCAATTGTTGGTAGAACGGTTAGAAATACCCCAAACACCTTTTTAAGGTCTGACAAAATGTATGGAGATTTTATACTTGAATTAGATTATAAAGTAGATTCTACGATGAATTCGGGAATTCAAATTAGATCTAATAGTTTTCCTAATTATAGAAATGGTCGTGTACATGGTTATCAAATTGAAATTGATCCTTCTGAAAGAGCATGGAGTGCAGGAATTTATGATGAAAGTAGACGCGGATGGTTAAACCCTTTGACAGATAATCCTGAAGCTCAAAAAGCATTCAAGCAAAATGATTGGAACCATTATCGAATAGAAGCTATAGGAGATACCATTAAAACATGGATAAATGAAATTCCTGCAGCCTACCTCATTGACGACAAAACGGCTTCTGGTTTTATTGGACTTCAAGTACATAGTATACATGAAGATAAAGCCGAAGGCACAGAAATTATTTGGAAAAATGTAAAAATACTTACAGATAGCCTACAAAAATATTCAAAAAAATCTCCTTTAAAACCTATCATAACGAAAAATCAATTGACAATAGACGAAGCTAAAAGTGGTTGGAAATTACTTTGGGATGGTACATCAACGAAAGGATGGAGAGGTGCTAAACTTGATAAATTTCCTGAAAACGGATGGGAAATAACAGATGGTATTCTTACGGTTTTACCTTCTGGAGGTGCAGAATCTGCTGCTGGTGGTGATATTGTTACGGATGATTTATATGGCAATTTTGAACTTAAAGTTGACTTTAAACTAACTCCAGGTGCAAATAGTGGCATAAAATATTATGTAGATACCAATATTAATAAAGGAGCGGGATCTTCTATCGGGTTAGAATACCAAATACTTGATGATGACTTACATCCTGATGCAAAATTGGGTAATCATGATGGTAGTAGAACAGTGAGTTCATTATATGATTTAATTCAAGCAGATGTTAATAAACCTATTCATCCAATTGGTGAATGGAATACTGCCTATATCATTTCAAAAGACAATCATGTAGAACATTGGCTTAATGGTGTAAAAGTACTAGAATATGAACGCGGTAGTGATGACTTTTTGAAATTAGTTTCTGAAAGTAAGTATGTAAAATGGCCTAAATTCGGATTACTAGAAAAAGGTCAAATTCTATTACAAGATCATGGTGATAGAGTATCTTTTAAAAATATAAAAATCAAATCAAACTAA
- a CDS encoding Gfo/Idh/MocA family protein, producing the protein MSSRRNFIKKAAVGSAGIALTSNLNAMSAKSYSKIIGANDRIHVAIQGLGRRYGAYIPAIAAKSSNVELLYLCDVMKSQRDNAALKFSKVVKDKFKLENDIRNIINDKKVDAIFMATPDHWHAPGACMAMQADKHVYLEKPCSHNPREGELLVAYQQKYGKMVQMGNQQRSSLQSQEIIKEIHNGILGDVYEATAFYTSNRGPVPHQEKTNPPEGLDWELFQGPAPRREYTHDTWNYNWHWYGWDYGTAEMGNNATHELDIARWALDVKYPESVSVNAGKFHYKDDGWEMYDTMEAEFKFSGNRTIKWDGQSRNGYQKFGAGRGTIIYGSKGCVFIDRGGYKLFDNKGKLIKENINKGAEAGNTLGGGGDISTQHTLNFFDAIRGNAPLTSPIEQGVISQQLTHYANIASRIDSAFEVDETTGRIYNREAMKLWSRTYEPGWEIKAI; encoded by the coding sequence ATGTCAAGTAGAAGAAATTTTATAAAAAAAGCTGCCGTAGGTTCGGCAGGCATCGCATTAACTAGTAACTTAAATGCAATGAGTGCAAAAAGTTATTCAAAAATAATTGGTGCCAACGATCGAATTCATGTTGCTATTCAAGGCTTAGGACGACGTTATGGTGCATATATTCCTGCAATAGCAGCTAAAAGTAGTAATGTTGAGTTGCTTTATTTATGTGATGTAATGAAAAGTCAACGTGATAATGCGGCATTAAAGTTTTCAAAGGTAGTAAAGGATAAATTTAAATTAGAAAATGACATTCGAAATATTATTAATGATAAAAAGGTAGATGCGATTTTCATGGCAACTCCCGATCATTGGCATGCACCTGGTGCATGTATGGCTATGCAAGCTGATAAACATGTGTATTTAGAAAAACCTTGTAGTCATAATCCAAGAGAAGGAGAGTTATTAGTGGCCTATCAACAAAAATATGGAAAAATGGTTCAAATGGGGAACCAACAACGTTCTTCATTACAATCTCAAGAAATTATTAAAGAAATCCATAATGGTATTTTAGGAGATGTATATGAAGCTACTGCATTTTATACAAGTAATAGGGGGCCTGTACCGCATCAAGAAAAAACCAACCCACCTGAAGGTTTAGATTGGGAACTTTTTCAAGGACCAGCACCAAGAAGAGAATACACTCATGATACTTGGAATTATAACTGGCATTGGTATGGATGGGATTATGGTACTGCTGAAATGGGTAATAATGCGACACATGAATTAGATATTGCTCGTTGGGCATTAGATGTTAAATATCCTGAAAGTGTGTCTGTGAATGCGGGTAAATTTCATTACAAAGATGATGGTTGGGAAATGTATGACACTATGGAAGCTGAATTTAAATTCTCTGGAAACCGAACCATCAAATGGGACGGACAAAGTAGAAATGGTTATCAAAAATTTGGGGCAGGAAGAGGTACCATTATTTATGGTTCTAAAGGGTGCGTATTTATAGATCGAGGTGGTTATAAATTATTTGATAATAAAGGAAAACTAATAAAAGAAAATATTAATAAAGGAGCAGAAGCCGGTAACACGCTTGGCGGAGGTGGAGATATTTCTACTCAACATACCTTAAATTTTTTCGATGCAATAAGAGGTAATGCACCACTCACCTCACCTATCGAACAAGGTGTAATCAGTCAACAACTTACCCACTATGCAAATATCGCTTCAAGAATCGATAGTGCCTTTGAGGTAGATGAAACGACAGGAAGAATTTACAATAGAGAAGCTATGAAATTATGGTCAAGAACCTATGAACCAGGTTGGGAAATTAAAGCTATTTAA
- a CDS encoding Gfo/Idh/MocA family protein gives MDRRKFIKQSGTVSAALLGTSSILAGVGYGFSDDKNINIAVIGTGDRGKGLMPLLKSIENVTLYACCDIIPFRLEEGLKRAGDNVKGYSDYKKLLKDKAIDAVIVSTTFSMHDEIAMAAVKANKHVYCEKTLAKGYDGINNLLESVKSSNLIFQSGHQYHCSKLYEHIVALIKKGKVGKIAAFECQWNRHGDWRRTVDHPDMERIINWRMYKEYSGGLTAELCSHQIDFVNWVLEANPEKVMGTGGVDYWKDGRETYDNVHLIYSYPNGVNAKFSCLTSNANEGYQIKIMGDKGTILLDYDKATFYPEGKTKAVQQDVDGVSGATAKAKYGYGEVIHIEHEEPTKQAMIDFRDNILNNTMPKSNVITGAKAAICVQMGLDAMYNETIVHWNPKFNNLG, from the coding sequence ATGGATAGAAGGAAATTTATTAAGCAAAGCGGAACAGTATCTGCAGCTTTATTAGGAACATCATCAATTTTAGCTGGTGTTGGTTATGGTTTTAGTGATGATAAAAACATAAACATTGCTGTAATTGGCACTGGCGATCGTGGTAAGGGATTAATGCCACTATTAAAGAGCATAGAAAATGTAACCCTTTATGCATGTTGTGATATTATTCCATTCCGCTTAGAAGAAGGTTTAAAACGGGCAGGTGACAATGTAAAAGGATATTCTGATTACAAAAAACTATTAAAAGACAAAGCCATTGATGCCGTTATTGTTTCTACTACATTTAGCATGCATGACGAAATAGCCATGGCTGCCGTTAAAGCAAATAAGCATGTGTATTGTGAAAAAACATTGGCAAAAGGTTACGATGGAATTAATAATTTATTAGAGAGTGTTAAATCTTCTAATTTAATATTTCAATCTGGACATCAATACCACTGTTCAAAATTATATGAACATATAGTTGCCCTTATCAAAAAAGGTAAAGTAGGAAAAATAGCTGCTTTTGAGTGTCAATGGAACAGACATGGAGATTGGAGAAGAACAGTTGATCATCCTGACATGGAACGCATTATAAATTGGCGGATGTATAAAGAATATTCAGGTGGGCTTACCGCTGAGTTATGTTCGCATCAAATAGACTTTGTGAATTGGGTTTTAGAAGCTAATCCTGAAAAAGTAATGGGGACTGGTGGTGTAGATTATTGGAAAGATGGTCGAGAAACGTATGATAATGTTCATTTAATTTATAGCTATCCCAATGGTGTTAATGCCAAATTTTCTTGCTTAACAAGTAATGCAAATGAAGGGTATCAAATTAAAATTATGGGTGATAAAGGTACCATTCTACTTGATTATGATAAAGCAACGTTTTACCCGGAAGGTAAAACAAAAGCGGTACAACAAGATGTTGACGGCGTTTCTGGAGCTACTGCAAAAGCAAAATATGGCTATGGCGAGGTAATACATATTGAACATGAAGAACCAACAAAGCAAGCCATGATAGATTTTAGAGATAACATCTTGAATAATACCATGCCAAAATCTAATGTTATTACAGGAGCAAAAGCTGCCATTTGCGTTCAAATGGGTTTAGATGCCATGTATAATGAGACTATTGTACATTGGAATCCGAAATTCAACAATTTAGGTTAA
- a CDS encoding alpha-L-rhamnosidase-related protein, translated as MKINLLVKHFLLKNSVRFILLFILIICINCKVKADQTEVGNPTAPTGLTVENIRNTTNVKIVDKTPEFGWIIPSTTPIQKAYQIIVSSSKENSNITKGDVWDSGKIIGTESFNISFKGNALKEGQTYFWKVRIWNNADQESQYSEIQAFQTGSQNNIITTANSLKMDSIKPTVFEKISKTSYFVDFGKAAFANISFYYNAKNNDTISVRIGEQLEGTRINRNPQGTIRYQEIKIPVSPEKKSYILPIKPDKRNTKVGAIILPDSFPVLMPFRYAEIENVKEPIEKNAFTQLAFHSYWDDSESNFQSSDSILNQIWDLCKYSIKATTFAGVYVDGDRERIPYEADAYLNQLSHYTTDREYAMARQTIEYFMEHPTWPTEWQLHVALMFHADYMYTGNTELIERYYDELKHKTLLELRREDGLISSSNATPEFMKKLGFKNPKDKLKDIVDWPPAQKDTGWKLATKEGERDGFVFTPINTVANCLYYRNLEIMIEFAQLLNKPKEVTFFKNLAQQVKTSINSKLLDAERGFYKDGEDTEHASLHSNMMALAFNIVPKENISSVAEFIKTRGMACSVYGSQYLLDALYNANESDYALRLLTSTENRSWYNMIRIGSTITLEAWDMKYKPNADWNHAWGATPANIIPRGLWGIQPKTPGFKIATIKPQLGNLSHSKIKVPTIHGSIIAEYEKSNPSEMNFSIEIPGGMTAEFILPDNIHEVYVNNKSIQQQGSVILLKSGKNTIKATF; from the coding sequence ATGAAAATAAATTTATTAGTGAAGCATTTTTTGCTTAAAAATTCAGTGCGTTTCATTTTATTATTCATTTTAATTATATGTATAAATTGTAAAGTTAAAGCAGACCAAACAGAAGTTGGTAATCCAACAGCACCTACTGGACTAACCGTAGAGAATATTAGGAATACTACAAATGTTAAAATAGTAGATAAAACACCTGAATTTGGGTGGATTATTCCTAGCACTACACCAATTCAAAAAGCCTATCAAATAATAGTATCTTCTTCTAAAGAAAATTCTAATATTACGAAAGGTGATGTTTGGGATTCAGGAAAAATAATAGGTACTGAATCTTTTAATATTTCATTTAAAGGAAATGCATTAAAAGAAGGTCAAACTTATTTCTGGAAAGTTAGAATATGGAATAATGCAGATCAAGAAAGTCAGTATTCAGAAATACAGGCATTTCAAACCGGCAGTCAAAACAATATAATTACAACTGCCAATAGTCTTAAAATGGATTCTATAAAACCTACAGTATTTGAGAAAATCTCTAAAACATCCTATTTTGTAGATTTTGGTAAAGCAGCATTTGCAAATATCTCATTTTATTATAATGCCAAAAATAATGACACTATTAGTGTTCGTATAGGAGAACAGTTAGAAGGTACTAGAATAAATAGAAATCCCCAAGGAACCATTCGCTATCAAGAAATAAAAATTCCTGTAAGTCCTGAAAAAAAATCTTATATATTACCTATAAAGCCGGACAAAAGAAATACGAAAGTGGGAGCCATAATACTCCCCGACTCTTTCCCTGTATTGATGCCTTTTAGATATGCAGAAATTGAAAATGTAAAAGAACCAATAGAAAAAAATGCATTTACACAATTAGCCTTTCATAGTTATTGGGACGATTCAGAAAGTAATTTTCAAAGTTCAGATTCCATTTTAAACCAAATTTGGGATTTATGTAAATATTCAATAAAAGCAACAACATTTGCAGGCGTCTATGTTGATGGTGATAGAGAACGAATTCCGTATGAAGCTGATGCGTATCTAAATCAATTAAGTCATTATACCACGGATAGAGAATATGCTATGGCTCGCCAAACTATAGAATATTTTATGGAACATCCTACATGGCCAACAGAATGGCAATTACATGTGGCGTTAATGTTTCACGCTGATTATATGTATACCGGAAATACAGAACTCATTGAACGATATTATGATGAATTAAAGCACAAAACATTACTAGAATTGAGGCGAGAAGACGGACTAATTAGTTCTTCTAATGCAACACCTGAATTCATGAAAAAATTAGGTTTTAAAAACCCCAAAGACAAATTAAAAGATATTGTAGACTGGCCACCTGCTCAAAAAGATACTGGTTGGAAGTTAGCAACTAAAGAAGGTGAACGTGATGGATTTGTTTTTACGCCTATAAACACCGTTGCAAACTGTTTGTATTATCGCAATTTAGAAATAATGATAGAATTTGCACAGTTGCTTAACAAACCAAAAGAAGTTACATTTTTCAAAAATTTAGCACAACAGGTAAAAACTTCCATAAATAGTAAATTACTTGATGCTGAAAGAGGTTTTTATAAAGATGGTGAAGATACAGAGCATGCCTCATTACATTCAAACATGATGGCCTTAGCTTTTAATATTGTACCCAAAGAAAATATTTCAAGTGTTGCTGAATTTATTAAAACAAGAGGCATGGCATGTAGTGTCTATGGTTCTCAGTATTTATTAGATGCCTTGTATAATGCTAATGAATCCGATTATGCATTGCGTTTATTAACATCAACAGAAAACCGCAGTTGGTATAATATGATTCGAATAGGCTCTACCATAACCCTTGAAGCTTGGGATATGAAATATAAACCAAATGCCGATTGGAACCATGCATGGGGAGCAACACCTGCAAATATAATACCTAGAGGTTTATGGGGTATTCAACCTAAAACACCTGGTTTTAAAATAGCGACTATTAAACCACAATTGGGTAATTTATCTCATTCCAAAATAAAAGTTCCTACTATACATGGAAGTATTATTGCTGAATATGAAAAGAGTAACCCATCAGAAATGAACTTTTCTATTGAAATTCCAGGTGGTATGACGGCAGAATTTATTTTACCTGATAACATACATGAAGTTTACGTAAACAATAAAAGTATACAACAACAGGGTTCAGTAATCCTACTTAAAAGTGGTAAAAACACTATAAAAGCAACGTTTTAA